The following are encoded in a window of Cycloclasticus pugetii PS-1 genomic DNA:
- a CDS encoding MBL fold metallo-hydrolase, with the protein MNVGNKIFLFFLSAFLFSQSYAGSTEDVFSNITLKTTHVRGNIYMLEGAGGFAGGNIGVSAGPDGLLLVDDQLGPMSKKIDAALNDISKGQLRFILNTHWHGDHSGNNAYFSKDATIISHTNTRKRLMTDQENFFGKSPASPKEAWPIITFEQAINIHFNNEEIQFIHHAHGHTDSDAVIYFPKSNVVHLGDHFFNGFFPFVDLDTGGNAFTLTHNISEIIESLPEDALVIPGHGELSDVKGLKNYYAMLTDTTQFVKQQAASGKTLDQIQLAGLPSKWAAWGGGFINEENWIKIIFNSLPKQQ; encoded by the coding sequence ATGAACGTAGGCAACAAGATTTTTTTATTCTTCCTTTCTGCATTTCTTTTTAGCCAATCTTATGCAGGATCTACAGAAGACGTCTTTTCAAACATCACACTTAAAACAACGCATGTACGCGGTAATATTTATATGCTTGAAGGAGCTGGAGGCTTTGCCGGCGGCAATATTGGCGTATCGGCTGGCCCAGATGGCCTTTTATTGGTCGATGACCAACTGGGGCCAATGTCCAAAAAAATTGATGCCGCACTAAACGATATCAGCAAAGGTCAGCTGCGCTTTATTCTTAATACTCACTGGCACGGTGACCATTCTGGTAATAACGCTTATTTTTCAAAAGATGCGACCATTATTTCGCATACGAATACTAGGAAACGTTTAATGACTGACCAAGAAAACTTCTTTGGGAAGTCACCGGCCTCACCAAAAGAAGCGTGGCCCATCATCACCTTTGAACAAGCCATTAACATTCATTTTAATAATGAGGAAATTCAATTTATCCACCATGCACATGGTCACACTGATAGTGATGCTGTCATCTATTTTCCAAAAAGCAATGTTGTTCACTTAGGTGATCATTTTTTTAATGGTTTTTTCCCTTTTGTAGACTTAGACACCGGAGGCAATGCCTTTACCTTGACACACAATATCAGCGAAATAATTGAGTCATTACCTGAAGATGCGCTTGTTATCCCAGGCCATGGCGAACTATCGGATGTGAAAGGGCTAAAAAACTATTACGCAATGCTAACCGATACAACACAGTTCGTTAAGCAGCAAGCCGCTTCAGGTAAAACACTTGATCAAATCCAACTGGCCGGATTACCTAGCAAATGGGCCGCTTGGGGTGGTGGTTTTATCAACGAAGAGAACTGGATTAAAATAATCTTTAATAGCCTACCCAAACAGCAATAA
- a CDS encoding phospholipase A — protein MTTCLSNLLNTAENTMTVGELKQQCQDTMASEEEHFSALKRRQLQEKTASWNAFSLLPHKPNYIIASYNTSDPSTTPFEAAYPDVNPDLQHLETKFQISMKLPIARNLIFGQGDLYAAYTNRSFWQQFNKTHSSPFRDTNHEAETWLSFDTDYTILGFRNSAILTGFTHQSNGQSGLLSRSWNRLYTDFILEKGDIYLSFKPWYRIPESESQDDNHDIDDFLGHFELRGVYKKQQHSFSLLFRNNLKTSSNKGAIELGWSFPIHNNVRGYVQWFNGYGESLLDYNNHTNSLGFGIQLNDWL, from the coding sequence ATGACAACTTGCTTGTCCAATTTACTCAATACGGCAGAAAACACTATGACCGTGGGCGAACTGAAACAGCAATGCCAAGACACAATGGCTTCAGAGGAGGAGCATTTTTCTGCATTAAAGCGTCGCCAACTGCAAGAAAAAACTGCCAGTTGGAATGCTTTTTCTTTGCTGCCACATAAACCTAATTACATTATTGCCAGCTATAACACCAGCGATCCTAGCACAACACCATTTGAAGCCGCTTACCCAGACGTTAACCCAGATCTTCAGCACCTAGAAACAAAGTTTCAAATCAGCATGAAACTGCCCATCGCTCGAAACCTTATCTTTGGGCAAGGGGATTTATATGCCGCATACACCAACCGGTCTTTCTGGCAGCAATTCAATAAAACTCACTCTTCCCCCTTTCGTGACACCAATCATGAAGCTGAAACATGGCTTTCGTTCGACACCGACTATACAATTTTAGGGTTCCGCAACTCTGCCATTTTGACGGGGTTCACCCATCAATCGAATGGCCAATCAGGCTTATTATCAAGAAGCTGGAACCGCCTCTATACAGACTTTATCCTAGAAAAAGGCGACATCTACCTGTCATTTAAACCCTGGTACCGTATTCCTGAAAGTGAATCACAAGATGACAACCATGATATTGACGACTTTTTAGGTCACTTTGAATTAAGGGGCGTGTATAAAAAACAACAACATAGTTTTTCACTTCTATTCAGAAATAACCTCAAAACAAGCAGCAATAAAGGTGCTATCGAACTAGGCTGGAGCTTCCCGATACATAATAATGTTCGCGGCTATGTGCAATGGTTCAATGGTTACGGCGAGAGCCTTCTCGACTATAACAACCACACCAATAGCCTAGGCTTTGGAATCCAACTGAATGATTGGTTATAA
- the msrB gene encoding peptide-methionine (R)-S-oxide reductase MsrB, whose translation MQTDCDNDWKAKLTAEEYNICRQKGTEAAFSGIYVDTKTEGLYLCKCCDAPLFESDSKYNSGSGWPSFWKPIHSNAIKENRDESHGMVRIEVVCAQCDSHLGHVFPDGPQPTGLRYCINSASLNLDPKK comes from the coding sequence ATGCAAACAGACTGTGACAACGACTGGAAAGCTAAATTAACCGCAGAAGAATATAATATTTGCCGCCAAAAGGGCACCGAAGCTGCTTTTTCTGGCATTTATGTAGACACTAAAACCGAGGGCCTCTATCTCTGCAAGTGCTGTGACGCGCCTTTGTTTGAGTCCGACAGCAAATACAACTCGGGTAGTGGCTGGCCAAGCTTTTGGAAGCCCATCCACTCAAATGCTATTAAAGAAAACCGAGATGAAAGTCACGGTATGGTCCGTATTGAAGTGGTCTGCGCTCAATGTGATAGCCACCTTGGACACGTCTTTCCAGACGGCCCGCAACCAACAGGCTTACGCTATTGTATTAATTCCGCATCACTCAATTTAGACCCCAAGAAATAA
- a CDS encoding M18 family aminopeptidase, with protein sequence MLTAQQHAQALLQYIDASPSPWHAVHTSKEILDNKGFSELLEGDTWALQPNGRYYVKRDDSSIIAFTVGSNNLAQEGFRLIGAHTDSPGLRVKPKPDQQQSGINRLAVEIYGSPLLATFTDRDLSLAGRVHINQNGTLLSKLVYFKKPFLRLPNLAIHMNPQVNTDGLKLNKQTELPLLLSLDNEQPALVELLATELGINSDTISAWELHAVDTQAGSLYGLNDEFYTNSQLDNLASCHAGLSALISDASLHSQQFNICAFFDHEEIGSNSHKGADGSFLPDVLERIAGSLNLSTEDYKRALSNSFMISADMAHAYQPNFPNAYEPEHKVFVNQGPVIKVNANIRYASNSASQSRFIHLCEQAKVAYQQYSHRTDLGCGSTIGPMTSAQLGIQTVDVGCPMWAMHSIRESAGVADHHDITHVFTQFFS encoded by the coding sequence ATGTTAACTGCCCAACAACACGCCCAAGCCTTACTGCAATATATCGATGCTAGCCCAAGCCCTTGGCACGCTGTTCACACGAGCAAAGAAATCCTAGATAACAAAGGTTTCAGTGAACTATTAGAGGGTGATACATGGGCATTACAACCGAATGGGCGTTATTATGTCAAACGAGACGACTCTAGCATCATCGCCTTTACCGTCGGTTCAAATAACCTTGCTCAAGAGGGGTTTAGGCTGATCGGCGCCCACACTGACTCACCAGGGTTACGGGTAAAACCTAAACCAGACCAACAACAAAGCGGTATCAACCGTTTAGCTGTAGAGATTTATGGTAGCCCATTGCTAGCCACCTTTACCGACCGCGATTTAAGCCTAGCAGGGCGCGTACATATCAACCAAAACGGCACCTTACTCTCCAAATTAGTATATTTTAAAAAGCCTTTTCTACGCCTCCCAAACCTTGCTATACACATGAATCCGCAGGTTAATACCGATGGCTTAAAGCTTAATAAACAAACCGAGCTGCCCTTATTGCTGTCACTCGATAATGAACAACCGGCTCTTGTTGAGCTGTTAGCAACGGAGCTGGGCATCAATAGTGATACTATTTCTGCCTGGGAGTTACATGCTGTCGACACGCAGGCAGGCTCCCTATACGGTTTGAATGATGAGTTTTACACCAATAGTCAACTCGATAATTTAGCCTCCTGTCACGCTGGTCTCAGTGCGTTAATATCTGACGCCTCCCTGCATTCGCAACAATTTAATATTTGTGCATTTTTTGACCATGAAGAAATAGGTAGCAACAGCCATAAAGGGGCCGATGGCAGCTTCTTACCCGATGTACTCGAACGCATTGCAGGCTCACTAAACCTATCTACCGAGGACTATAAACGCGCTTTATCTAATAGTTTTATGATTAGCGCCGATATGGCTCACGCTTATCAGCCTAATTTCCCTAATGCTTATGAACCTGAGCACAAGGTATTCGTTAATCAGGGTCCCGTTATCAAAGTAAATGCGAATATTCGCTATGCCTCAAACAGTGCCTCTCAATCTCGATTTATTCATTTGTGCGAACAGGCTAAAGTCGCTTATCAGCAATATTCCCACCGAACCGACCTAGGTTGTGGCAGCACTATTGGCCCCATGACATCGGCACAACTAGGCATCCAAACCGTTGATGTAGGTTGCCCAATGTGGGCAATGCATAGCATCCGCGAAAGCGCAGGGGTCGCTGACCATCACGACATCACTCATGTATTTACTCAATTCTTCAGTTAA
- a CDS encoding 2-keto-4-pentenoate hydratase, translating to MKFKFTFLIFAVAAVAIFFMRQENFVPRTALDIYQHFTDNTEADAIPGLTTETALEIQKHVVYALSENWGGIAGYKAAITNPDIQQKMGIEHPLLGIFLNKMLLESPAVININAATHPFAEADLLVRIKDSAINNAITDQEILASIDQVIPFIEVPDRLFSTDKPLTADMLMAINTGARYGVMGEPIPMELIENLNLCQVGIVYEEDRSHLKTGACSSLMGNPVNVIRWLRDRLLALNYPLKPGAYLSLGSLTSPVPIKKGRLTAIYTGLGNQQHVSVSVLFK from the coding sequence ATGAAATTTAAATTTACCTTTTTAATCTTTGCCGTGGCCGCCGTGGCTATCTTTTTTATGCGCCAAGAAAACTTTGTACCACGTACAGCGTTGGATATTTATCAGCACTTTACTGATAACACTGAGGCCGATGCCATTCCCGGACTGACAACAGAAACGGCGCTAGAAATTCAAAAACACGTTGTCTATGCCTTATCGGAAAATTGGGGCGGCATCGCTGGGTACAAAGCGGCTATAACAAACCCGGACATTCAACAAAAAATGGGCATTGAGCATCCGTTGCTAGGCATATTTTTAAATAAAATGTTGCTAGAAAGCCCAGCCGTAATCAACATAAACGCCGCCACTCACCCGTTTGCAGAAGCTGACTTATTGGTACGAATCAAAGATTCCGCCATCAATAACGCAATAACCGATCAAGAAATACTCGCCTCTATTGACCAAGTTATTCCCTTTATCGAGGTACCCGATAGACTTTTTTCAACAGATAAACCGTTAACAGCCGACATGCTGATGGCGATTAATACCGGCGCTCGTTATGGAGTAATGGGGGAACCGATTCCAATGGAATTGATTGAAAACCTAAACCTCTGTCAAGTCGGCATCGTCTACGAAGAGGACCGCAGCCATTTAAAAACTGGCGCCTGTTCCTCGCTGATGGGCAACCCAGTTAATGTTATTCGTTGGCTAAGAGATCGCCTATTGGCTTTAAATTACCCTCTAAAGCCAGGCGCTTACTTATCACTTGGTAGCCTTACTTCGCCAGTACCTATAAAAAAAGGTCGTTTAACTGCCATCTATACAGGACTTGGAAATCAACAGCACGTTAGTGTATCGGTGTTGTTTAAATAA
- a CDS encoding cytochrome b — MSDSRVKLSCVSVALHWIVGISIIMLVAVGVYMTDYKVYALYPIHKSVGMIVFIFIFARVVWRVKQGWPEPASTYKSWEHALSKLVHWTLIIATVVMPVSGMLMSGLGGHGLSVFGLELLAATPNPDEAGKMIPINGPIAGVAHETHEIAGKLMFVAFLLHVSGALKHHFMDKDGTLKRMLGQRID, encoded by the coding sequence ATGAGTGATTCGAGAGTTAAGCTGTCGTGTGTATCCGTTGCGCTGCATTGGATTGTCGGCATTTCAATAATTATGTTGGTAGCCGTTGGTGTGTACATGACCGATTACAAGGTGTATGCCTTGTATCCTATCCATAAGTCGGTAGGAATGATTGTTTTTATCTTTATATTTGCACGTGTGGTCTGGCGTGTGAAGCAAGGTTGGCCGGAGCCTGCAAGTACCTATAAATCATGGGAGCATGCACTGTCTAAACTGGTACATTGGACGCTTATTATTGCGACAGTAGTGATGCCTGTTTCAGGAATGTTAATGTCGGGTCTAGGCGGGCATGGGCTTTCTGTTTTCGGCTTAGAGCTCTTGGCTGCAACACCAAATCCTGATGAGGCTGGAAAAATGATCCCTATTAATGGGCCTATTGCAGGGGTGGCGCACGAGACACACGAAATTGCTGGTAAGTTAATGTTTGTAGCATTTCTTTTACATGTATCAGGTGCACTAAAGCACCACTTTATGGATAAAGATGGTACTTTGAAAAGAATGCTTGGTCAGCGCATAGACTAA
- a CDS encoding DODA-type extradiol aromatic ring-opening family dioxygenase, translated as MSNPIFPTIYIPHGGGPCFFMDWTRGPADTWDTMKGWLQNLHKILPRKPKAIIVISAHWEEDVIRINSQPHPPLYFDYYGFPPHTYELTYPAPGSPELAKQIQALLKNADIDCALDPDHGYDHGTFVPLKVMFPDADIPVVQVSLQHNLDPVYHIQVGAALQSLREQDIFILGSGMSFHNMDTLMQGQDIGNHAGTFDHWLTNTCESKPDERNKRLGNWLNAPSARQAHPREEHLLPLMVVAGAGGNNQGKNIFQDNVMGVNVSAYQFD; from the coding sequence ATGTCCAACCCAATTTTTCCAACTATTTACATCCCTCATGGAGGCGGCCCTTGTTTTTTTATGGATTGGACGCGTGGCCCTGCAGATACGTGGGACACCATGAAAGGATGGTTACAAAATCTTCATAAAATTCTTCCGAGAAAACCAAAAGCCATTATTGTTATCTCTGCGCATTGGGAAGAAGACGTTATTAGGATCAACTCGCAGCCTCACCCGCCGCTATATTTTGATTACTACGGTTTTCCACCACATACTTACGAACTGACTTACCCTGCTCCAGGCTCGCCAGAGCTTGCTAAGCAAATACAAGCGCTTTTAAAAAATGCAGATATTGACTGTGCACTTGACCCCGATCATGGCTATGATCACGGCACCTTTGTGCCTTTAAAAGTGATGTTTCCAGATGCGGATATTCCGGTTGTTCAAGTGTCCTTACAACATAACTTAGACCCCGTTTACCATATTCAAGTTGGCGCTGCACTTCAATCTTTAAGAGAACAAGATATTTTCATTCTCGGCAGTGGTATGAGCTTTCACAATATGGACACCTTAATGCAGGGGCAAGATATTGGTAATCATGCCGGCACATTTGATCATTGGCTAACAAACACCTGTGAGTCTAAACCCGACGAACGAAACAAACGACTTGGCAACTGGCTCAACGCACCTTCCGCTCGACAAGCACACCCACGGGAAGAACACCTACTGCCGTTAATGGTCGTTGCTGGAGCGGGCGGAAACAACCAAGGCAAAAACATATTCCAAGACAATGTTATGGGCGTTAACGTTTCAGCCTATCAATTTGATTAA
- a CDS encoding SDR family NAD(P)-dependent oxidoreductase, protein MSQYPAFSLDLFRLDGQIALVTGAGCGLGNVFARALASAGATVVSADINLASAEQTAEEVRLLGGKALSVEVDVSDVDSVAAMNRAVLQAYGRLDILVNNAGIASPADRIHEMPVEDWDRVNAVNTRGVFLCTKAVLPQMMAQKKGSIINISSVAGLGGVSNDLSAVAANYSASKGAVATLTKQIAVEYGNEGIRCNAIAPGWHLGTQLGREALPLSEADIAAMVEKLHGLTPLNRTGDPEELAGLLVYLASDAASFMTGQVIAHDGGWTAW, encoded by the coding sequence ATGAGTCAATATCCAGCCTTCTCGTTAGATTTATTTCGCCTAGATGGGCAGATCGCGCTGGTTACTGGCGCGGGCTGCGGGTTAGGTAATGTATTTGCGCGCGCCTTGGCTTCAGCAGGCGCAACGGTCGTGTCGGCAGATATTAATTTGGCATCAGCGGAACAAACGGCTGAAGAAGTTCGCCTGTTGGGTGGTAAGGCTTTATCAGTTGAGGTTGATGTCAGTGATGTTGATTCAGTGGCGGCAATGAATAGGGCGGTACTTCAGGCATATGGCAGGCTAGATATTTTAGTGAATAATGCAGGTATCGCCAGTCCAGCAGATCGAATACATGAGATGCCAGTAGAAGACTGGGACCGTGTGAACGCGGTTAATACTCGGGGGGTATTTCTGTGTACTAAAGCAGTGCTTCCACAAATGATGGCACAAAAGAAAGGTTCTATTATTAATATTTCTTCGGTGGCTGGTTTGGGTGGTGTATCAAATGATTTGTCTGCGGTGGCTGCGAATTACTCTGCTTCTAAAGGGGCGGTAGCAACGTTGACCAAACAGATTGCTGTGGAATATGGGAATGAGGGTATTCGTTGTAATGCGATAGCGCCAGGCTGGCATTTGGGTACGCAGCTAGGCCGTGAAGCATTGCCGTTAAGTGAGGCTGATATTGCTGCGATGGTAGAGAAACTGCACGGGTTAACGCCGTTGAATAGAACAGGCGACCCTGAGGAGTTGGCTGGTTTATTGGTGTACCTAGCTAGCGATGCGGCTTCTTTTATGACGGGGCAAGTGATTGCGCATGATGGTGGTTGGACGGCTTGGTAA
- a CDS encoding SDR family NAD(P)-dependent oxidoreductase, whose product MTARMEGHNAIVTGSSSGMGRATALRLASEGASVCLADINTEGNAETLELIKQQGGRAIAQYCDVSDETLVKEMTASAEAAFGSVSILFNNAGFEDGDGNTDELDVDAWEKVQSINTRGVFLAAKYALKSMIAGGKGGSITTTSSIGGLIGTPGGLHSYCASKGAVISLTRSWAVTYAKHKIRANAICPGLVLTSMVKRIGPEFIEAASGMTPLGRGAEPEEIANLVAFLSSEESQFITGAIIPIDGGYTAQ is encoded by the coding sequence ATGACAGCACGAATGGAAGGGCATAATGCCATAGTGACAGGTTCATCATCGGGAATGGGGCGTGCAACAGCACTTCGTTTAGCTTCAGAAGGGGCCAGTGTGTGTTTGGCAGATATTAATACAGAAGGTAATGCCGAAACGCTGGAATTAATTAAACAACAAGGTGGGCGTGCCATTGCACAATACTGTGACGTGTCAGATGAAACACTGGTAAAAGAAATGACCGCCTCGGCAGAAGCGGCTTTTGGTTCGGTCTCTATCTTATTTAATAATGCCGGTTTTGAAGACGGTGATGGCAATACCGATGAGCTGGACGTTGATGCTTGGGAAAAAGTGCAGTCAATTAATACACGAGGTGTATTTTTGGCCGCTAAATATGCACTTAAAAGTATGATAGCGGGTGGCAAAGGCGGCTCGATCACAACAACATCCTCTATTGGTGGGCTGATAGGTACACCCGGCGGCCTGCATTCTTACTGTGCTTCAAAAGGGGCGGTTATCTCATTAACTCGTTCATGGGCCGTCACGTATGCGAAGCATAAAATAAGAGCAAATGCTATTTGCCCAGGCCTTGTGTTAACCTCTATGGTTAAGAGAATTGGTCCAGAGTTTATAGAGGCAGCCTCTGGTATGACACCGTTAGGTCGGGGGGCGGAGCCAGAAGAAATTGCCAATTTAGTGGCGTTTCTTTCAAGTGAAGAATCACAGTTTATTACTGGGGCGATTATCCCCATTGATGGTGGGTATACGGCACAATGA
- a CDS encoding 3-phenylpropionate/cinnamic acid dioxygenase subunit beta: MARKQKIAPVGKDTDMQTAYRIERFLAAEARVLDEERYDDWLTMLDENIAYKMPIPMNTYRRNRLGKSSICETMIYDENFEKLKQRAAREDTGMVWLNDPATHHVRTVTNIESFCTDEASVYDVRSKFTLLRARRDKDHISHTGTRKDLLRDTGDGLKLVARTVFLPARVIVDKNLNMFF, encoded by the coding sequence ATGGCTAGAAAACAAAAAATAGCGCCAGTGGGCAAAGACACAGATATGCAAACAGCTTATCGAATAGAACGGTTTTTGGCAGCTGAAGCACGTGTTTTGGATGAAGAACGTTACGATGATTGGCTGACCATGTTGGATGAAAACATTGCTTATAAAATGCCTATTCCAATGAATACTTATCGAAGGAACAGGCTAGGCAAAAGTTCCATTTGTGAAACGATGATCTACGATGAAAACTTTGAAAAGTTAAAGCAACGGGCAGCCAGAGAAGATACCGGCATGGTTTGGCTAAACGACCCAGCGACCCACCATGTTCGTACCGTAACAAATATTGAGTCGTTTTGTACCGATGAGGCGAGTGTTTACGATGTACGAAGTAAATTTACCTTGTTGCGCGCAAGACGCGATAAAGACCATATTAGCCATACCGGTACACGTAAAGATTTGTTGCGTGATACTGGTGATGGCCTGAAGTTAGTCGCAAGAACGGTGTTTTTACCTGCGCGGGTGATCGTCGACAAAAACTTAAACATGTTTTTCTAA
- a CDS encoding aromatic ring-hydroxylating oxygenase subunit alpha, with protein sequence MSKFDYNKLIDNEAALQSRSIFWEPEIYQEELKQIFNRCWLFLGHDSQLPEAGDFLRTYMGEDDVIVVRGEDGEVRAFLNACSHRGNKVCHAEWGKTKAFTCSYHGWAYDNMGELAAVPLEESIYDNLDRSKLGLVPVARVQNYKGMIFGTFAEEGPDLVEYLGDMAYYLDVVLDASPEGMELIGTPYRVEIPGNWKLPVENAIGDGYHVAWAHAGAMRVVGTIGQGRSESVLGIGKDNTGFDDSGQMQVAIPPHTILSTLDGQSGYALYDNPGPCIEYLEQVRPSVVERLGEVRGKQLLGSETHMGVFPNLQIIQGLNLLRVIHPKGPGAFEVATYSMADKNTPDEVKDIIVKHVGQTFGSAGILEGDDGDFTEAITHSPNGYATRQMKGWLGMAKGRTMNWDGPGEASPGIVNELCQREFYAQWQRTMLAESASDILPQAPVQKESVNG encoded by the coding sequence ATGAGTAAGTTTGATTATAATAAATTAATAGATAATGAAGCGGCGCTGCAATCACGCAGTATTTTTTGGGAACCAGAGATTTATCAAGAAGAGCTAAAGCAGATCTTTAATCGCTGCTGGCTTTTTTTGGGACACGATAGCCAATTACCTGAAGCAGGCGACTTTTTAAGAACTTACATGGGCGAAGACGATGTTATTGTCGTGCGTGGTGAAGATGGTGAGGTAAGAGCCTTTTTGAATGCCTGTAGTCACCGAGGTAATAAAGTGTGTCATGCAGAGTGGGGTAAAACAAAAGCCTTTACGTGCTCCTATCACGGTTGGGCGTATGACAATATGGGTGAGCTGGCTGCCGTGCCGCTAGAAGAATCAATCTATGACAATTTGGATCGTAGTAAGTTAGGTTTGGTACCGGTGGCTCGGGTACAAAACTACAAGGGAATGATCTTTGGTACCTTTGCCGAAGAAGGCCCGGACCTAGTGGAATACTTAGGCGACATGGCCTATTACCTAGATGTTGTACTCGATGCTTCACCAGAAGGGATGGAGCTTATCGGCACGCCATACCGAGTAGAAATACCCGGTAACTGGAAGTTACCCGTAGAAAATGCGATTGGTGATGGCTACCACGTGGCTTGGGCGCATGCGGGTGCTATGCGAGTGGTGGGCACTATTGGTCAAGGACGGAGTGAATCGGTTCTTGGTATTGGCAAAGATAACACAGGCTTTGATGACTCAGGACAAATGCAAGTGGCCATACCGCCACATACTATTTTATCGACGTTAGATGGGCAATCCGGTTATGCGCTATACGATAACCCTGGGCCGTGTATAGAGTACCTTGAGCAAGTGAGGCCAAGTGTTGTCGAGCGTTTAGGTGAGGTGCGTGGCAAGCAACTACTAGGCTCAGAAACACATATGGGGGTTTTCCCTAACTTGCAAATTATTCAAGGTTTAAACCTGCTGCGGGTTATTCATCCGAAAGGCCCTGGTGCTTTTGAGGTGGCAACCTATTCTATGGCGGATAAAAACACACCTGATGAGGTGAAAGATATTATCGTTAAACATGTCGGTCAAACATTTGGTTCAGCAGGTATATTAGAAGGTGATGATGGTGATTTTACCGAAGCGATCACACACTCTCCCAATGGGTATGCAACTAGGCAAATGAAGGGTTGGCTGGGTATGGCTAAGGGGCGAACAATGAATTGGGATGGGCCTGGAGAAGCCTCCCCGGGTATTGTTAATGAGCTTTGTCAGCGAGAGTTTTATGCGCAGTGGCAACGAACTATGTTGGCTGAATCAGCCAGCGATATTTTGCCGCAAGCACCGGTACAGAAGGAGTCTGTCAATGGCTAG
- a CDS encoding glutathione S-transferase family protein: MIKLYHIEAEGDPFGGSRNGCKAVIALEEIGVGYEINALDRMADCRPADAPYRQINPNGVTPTIDDNGFILWESGAILQYLADANPSSGLLPTDLKERAKVLQWVAWEGASFAPALLNFFFAMTAPEPDEATVASTKEAFLGTLGILNKQLAGQDYICGYYSIADIAIGAITSLSFLLGLDLSPYPNILSWLARLREKPSWQAAPAVMSDMEAGKEQIG; encoded by the coding sequence ATGATTAAGCTTTATCATATAGAAGCTGAAGGGGATCCCTTCGGTGGCTCACGAAACGGTTGTAAAGCCGTTATTGCATTAGAAGAAATTGGTGTGGGTTATGAAATCAATGCATTAGATCGGATGGCTGATTGTCGACCTGCCGATGCGCCTTACCGACAAATAAATCCAAATGGTGTCACACCCACGATAGATGATAATGGTTTTATTCTTTGGGAGTCAGGCGCTATTCTTCAGTATCTAGCCGATGCAAATCCGTCATCTGGCTTATTACCAACAGATTTAAAAGAACGTGCCAAAGTTCTACAGTGGGTAGCGTGGGAAGGAGCATCCTTTGCGCCGGCTTTACTCAACTTCTTTTTCGCCATGACCGCGCCTGAGCCAGATGAAGCAACTGTTGCCAGTACCAAAGAAGCTTTCCTAGGAACGTTAGGTATTTTAAATAAGCAATTAGCAGGGCAAGACTATATCTGTGGTTATTACTCCATTGCCGATATCGCTATTGGCGCGATTACCTCGCTATCTTTTCTTCTTGGTCTTGATTTATCACCCTACCCGAACATTTTATCTTGGTTAGCTCGTTTGCGTGAAAAACCATCTTGGCAAGCAGCGCCAGCGGTAATGTCGGATATGGAGGCTGGTAAAGAACAAATTGGTTAA